The following are encoded together in the Desulfococcus multivorans genome:
- a CDS encoding baseplate J/gp47 family protein, whose amino-acid sequence MNDEREEAERKGDYDTPRPLDNRAGLDTLRYRVGTFDSFRRTMLRNIPRVQVEADGRTIKAPLRSWSARDSDDYGIALIELWAYVADILTFYQERIANEAFIRTARHRDSLIYLANLLDYKAAPGVASSVYLVFQMKDGTSARIRRQFPVQHVPAGEEKPQTFETSDELDARDVWNELTPLPDPAKNVTFHIDDTTTRLKGARARIAVGDWVLIVGEKRAGLDPDSEQYEVRRVIAVERDTEAGETRIVFNEKLGTRVWGNEIVVEEEADLYVFRGRGALFGHNAPDWRTLGPLAAYEYLPPEEQDVDTTLDPGPYLMAVTAKVREQKDFPNQELGLGKHTLDLDRVHESVVKGGWIVMGNSGYREAYKVTNVETVSRTDYTRTAQVSRLQVDTDENFDNYGLADDAPFSRVRGTEVLLDAEQLPLAQDVSPTPVSGMEIDVREDIRSLRQGHLLMVFGETESNGIQGEVAAVKETQSLSGGTPGSRIILAEGLKYSYVRVNTRIFANVVPATHGETIADEILGNGDASIPFQRFELKQSPLTHVPQAGAPNGAAPALELRVNGVLWKKVPSFYGRAPDETVYTIDITDEQETIIRTGDSHTGARPGTGPNTVSATYRKGLGKVGNVPAKSIKTPLERPKGLWKVFNPTASSGGAEPEALDAVRVNAPNTVRTFGRIVSLRDFEDAAREFIGISKARAFIEWDQEWQVVKLVIAGDGGTEVVGETFRTFVDDLDGRRDPNRKLSVVNYTPVDAALTLQIYPDPAYLSDAVLANVTAAVEQFFAFDRLSLGQAIALSEIYQVVHSAEGVIGADITRFHLLDAPEAVEDVLRIGRDQLVRLETGASSTYAVDIAEEA is encoded by the coding sequence ATGAATGACGAACGCGAAGAAGCCGAACGCAAGGGGGATTACGACACACCGCGGCCTCTCGACAACCGCGCCGGCCTGGATACGCTGCGCTATCGGGTCGGCACCTTCGACAGCTTTCGCCGCACCATGCTTCGCAATATACCGCGCGTTCAGGTCGAGGCCGACGGGCGCACGATCAAAGCGCCGTTGCGCAGCTGGTCGGCCCGCGACAGCGACGATTACGGCATCGCCCTGATCGAATTGTGGGCATACGTCGCCGATATTCTGACATTTTATCAGGAACGTATTGCCAACGAGGCTTTCATCCGCACCGCCAGACATCGTGATTCCCTGATTTACCTCGCCAATCTGCTGGATTACAAAGCAGCGCCCGGTGTCGCATCCTCCGTCTATCTGGTGTTTCAGATGAAAGACGGCACATCGGCGAGGATTCGCAGGCAATTTCCAGTACAGCATGTGCCGGCAGGCGAAGAGAAACCGCAAACCTTCGAAACCTCGGACGAGCTGGATGCCCGGGACGTCTGGAATGAATTGACACCGCTGCCCGACCCGGCGAAGAATGTGACGTTCCACATCGACGACACGACAACACGTTTGAAGGGTGCCCGTGCCCGGATTGCCGTCGGAGACTGGGTGCTGATCGTGGGGGAAAAACGCGCCGGGCTTGATCCCGACAGCGAACAGTACGAGGTGCGCCGGGTCATCGCGGTCGAACGGGACACCGAAGCCGGCGAGACGCGCATCGTCTTCAATGAAAAACTCGGCACCCGTGTCTGGGGAAACGAAATTGTCGTCGAGGAAGAAGCGGATCTGTATGTCTTTCGTGGACGGGGCGCGCTGTTCGGCCATAACGCTCCTGACTGGCGGACCCTCGGTCCGCTCGCCGCATATGAATATCTGCCGCCGGAAGAGCAGGATGTCGACACGACGCTGGATCCGGGTCCTTATCTCATGGCCGTGACGGCAAAGGTCCGGGAACAGAAAGATTTCCCCAATCAGGAGCTCGGGCTGGGCAAGCACACCCTCGATTTGGACCGTGTCCATGAGAGCGTGGTCAAGGGCGGGTGGATCGTGATGGGGAATTCAGGTTATCGTGAAGCCTACAAGGTGACAAACGTTGAAACGGTCAGCCGCACCGATTACACCCGCACCGCCCAGGTCTCCCGTTTGCAGGTCGATACGGACGAGAATTTCGACAACTACGGATTGGCTGATGATGCGCCGTTCTCCCGCGTGCGCGGGACGGAGGTGCTCCTCGATGCCGAACAGCTGCCCCTGGCACAGGATGTCAGCCCCACACCCGTCTCCGGCATGGAAATCGACGTCAGGGAGGATATCCGTTCGTTACGGCAGGGGCATCTGCTGATGGTCTTCGGCGAAACGGAATCCAACGGCATTCAAGGCGAGGTGGCGGCCGTCAAAGAAACCCAATCCCTGTCCGGCGGCACCCCGGGGAGTCGTATCATTCTGGCTGAGGGATTGAAATACAGTTACGTGCGCGTCAACACCCGCATCTTTGCCAACGTCGTCCCCGCCACCCACGGCGAAACCATCGCCGACGAGATACTGGGCAACGGCGATGCGTCAATACCCTTCCAGCGCTTCGAACTCAAACAATCCCCCCTGACGCATGTGCCCCAGGCAGGTGCACCCAACGGCGCGGCGCCCGCCCTCGAATTGCGCGTCAACGGCGTCCTGTGGAAAAAGGTCCCGAGCTTCTATGGAAGAGCGCCCGACGAAACCGTTTACACGATCGACATCACCGATGAACAGGAGACGATTATCCGCACGGGTGACAGCCATACCGGCGCACGGCCCGGCACGGGGCCCAACACAGTTTCCGCCACATATCGCAAGGGACTCGGAAAAGTGGGCAATGTTCCGGCGAAATCCATCAAGACTCCCCTCGAACGCCCCAAAGGCCTCTGGAAGGTTTTCAATCCGACGGCGTCGAGCGGCGGCGCGGAACCCGAAGCCCTGGATGCCGTGCGCGTGAACGCCCCGAACACCGTTCGTACCTTCGGCCGTATCGTGTCATTGCGTGATTTCGAAGATGCCGCCCGCGAATTCATCGGCATCTCAAAGGCACGGGCATTCATCGAATGGGATCAGGAGTGGCAGGTCGTCAAACTGGTGATCGCCGGTGACGGCGGCACCGAGGTCGTCGGCGAAACCTTCCGGACTTTCGTTGATGATCTCGACGGCCGGCGCGACCCCAATCGCAAATTGAGCGTGGTCAACTACACGCCGGTGGATGCGGCCTTGACGCTTCAAATCTATCCCGACCCCGCCTATCTGTCTGATGCCGTGCTCGCCAACGTGACGGCGGCGGTCGAACAGTTCTTCGCCTTCGATCGCCTCAGTCTGGGACAGGCCATCGCCCTCAGCGAGATTTATCAGGTGGTGCATTCCGCAGAGGGGGTCATCGGCGCCGACATCACGCGTTTTCATCTCCTCGATGCTCCCGAGGCCGTCGAAGATGTCCTGAGAATTGGACGCGACCAGCTCGTCCGCCTCGAAACAGGCGCGTCATCGACCTATGCCGTCGACATTGCAGAGGAGGCGTGA
- a CDS encoding phage baseplate assembly protein V, protein MPDLRQALFETASRQRYYGKYRGRVLDNDDPLNIGRVMVEVPAIGGGEPLGWALPCLPYAGDGHGLYMVPEVDALVWVEFEGGDLSHPIWVGCFWASDQLPEGAAPGVFMLRTAGGNVFRISDADEAVDLSTASGHVITISDGDDAITLKHAGGASITVEGDTITIDGGNTKIVLDGRAVNVNDGSLEVT, encoded by the coding sequence ATGCCGGATTTACGTCAAGCCCTGTTCGAAACCGCATCCCGGCAGCGCTATTACGGCAAGTATCGCGGACGTGTGCTCGACAACGACGATCCACTCAACATCGGGCGCGTAATGGTCGAAGTGCCTGCAATCGGCGGCGGCGAACCGCTCGGCTGGGCCTTGCCCTGCCTGCCGTATGCGGGCGATGGGCACGGCCTGTACATGGTGCCCGAAGTGGATGCGCTGGTCTGGGTGGAGTTTGAAGGCGGCGACCTCTCACACCCCATATGGGTCGGCTGCTTCTGGGCATCGGATCAGCTGCCCGAAGGCGCGGCGCCGGGGGTCTTCATGTTGCGCACCGCAGGCGGCAATGTTTTCCGCATCAGCGATGCCGACGAAGCCGTCGATCTGTCCACCGCCTCCGGGCATGTCATCACGATCTCCGACGGCGACGACGCCATTACGCTGAAACACGCCGGCGGCGCATCCATCACGGTCGAGGGCGATACCATCACCATTGACGGCGGCAATACGAAAATCGTGCTGGACGGCAGGGCCGTCAATGTCAACGACGGCTCGCTGGAAGTGACTTAG
- a CDS encoding phage late control D family protein, with amino-acid sequence MATFTLLVDGQVLDHELLAQLQTVEAEEHLQMADMLRLVFNIAVKEDGSGWRVLDDAVFSPLTHLQLQITVGNNDPVTVIDAYVVETQTAFTNNPGESTLTVTAMDAGVLMSRREVVRTWAGMSDSDIAGTIFNDYGLSSEVETTDVTYEEDNTLIVQRGTDMQFLQLLAQRHGFDVYIDVDPASGSLTGHFGPVRLDGEPQGLLTIHMGQSSNLNFLNVRWDMLRPTAVQVDNIDFDSGENQTGSAGSSDLTLLGGEDLFKSTTPRMSRVLPSGAAIDAELLSIAQGLCNRSSLAVVAEGEVDTRNFGAVLRAKRTVTVRGAGELYSGIYLVERVLHAFIEGEYTQSFTLRRNALAPRRQDDFTPEEE; translated from the coding sequence GTGGCGACGTTTACCCTGCTGGTGGATGGACAGGTTCTCGATCATGAGTTGCTGGCCCAATTGCAGACGGTGGAAGCCGAAGAGCATCTGCAGATGGCGGATATGCTGCGCCTCGTTTTTAACATCGCCGTGAAGGAAGACGGCAGTGGCTGGCGTGTGCTGGATGATGCCGTCTTCTCGCCGCTCACCCATCTCCAGTTGCAGATTACGGTCGGCAACAACGACCCCGTAACCGTGATCGACGCTTATGTGGTCGAGACCCAGACCGCATTCACCAACAACCCCGGGGAATCGACACTGACCGTGACGGCGATGGATGCCGGCGTCCTGATGAGCCGCCGGGAGGTTGTGCGGACATGGGCCGGGATGTCGGACAGTGATATCGCCGGCACCATTTTCAACGATTACGGTCTGTCGTCCGAAGTCGAGACGACCGATGTGACCTATGAAGAAGACAATACGCTGATCGTCCAGCGCGGAACCGATATGCAATTCCTGCAACTCCTGGCCCAGCGGCACGGCTTCGACGTCTATATCGATGTCGATCCCGCATCCGGCAGCCTGACCGGACATTTCGGGCCGGTGCGGCTGGACGGCGAACCCCAGGGCCTGCTCACGATTCACATGGGGCAGTCCAGCAATCTGAATTTTCTCAATGTCCGCTGGGATATGTTGCGCCCCACAGCGGTACAGGTCGACAACATCGATTTCGACAGCGGGGAAAACCAGACGGGGAGTGCCGGGAGCAGCGATCTGACACTTCTGGGCGGTGAGGATCTCTTCAAGAGCACGACCCCTCGGATGTCGCGTGTGCTGCCCTCGGGCGCGGCCATCGACGCCGAGTTGCTGTCGATTGCCCAGGGGCTCTGCAACCGCAGCAGTCTTGCCGTCGTTGCGGAGGGTGAGGTCGACACCCGTAATTTCGGCGCGGTTCTGCGGGCGAAGCGCACCGTGACCGTGCGCGGGGCAGGGGAATTATACAGCGGCATTTATCTGGTGGAGCGTGTTCTCCACGCCTTCATCGAGGGCGAATACACCCAGAGCTTTACCCTGCGCCGCAATGCCCTGGCGCCCCGTCGCCAGGATGATTTCACACCCGAGGAGGAATAA
- a CDS encoding tetratricopeptide repeat protein, whose amino-acid sequence MNNQEPIQERSPALRHINRGAVLHVNGDLEGAREHYERALVYEPENATALNNLGYVLAQQGKIEDAMRCYRKAIDIAPDRSAPYGNLGNVYAMLEDYDKAIHFQQKAIERDPQNLTALDNLGQLCMFRNQYPEAADAWRRYLEIEPDNPRILTQLATVLAPQNQIDDAMKLLQRAVRLAPDDAHAWAQIGVLHFTRKNLGFALEALMHAVDLDPNHIDARRQLAVVFAARGDHEAAWQQIEALLDRQPDHVPARIDGAVLRLTQGCPREALDLIAPVYEAQPHDVRVRYYMASALCGVEDPRGTQMMQQVADADVEPFNVWAAQYLRNEPQPNGQERDA is encoded by the coding sequence ATGAACAATCAAGAGCCGATCCAGGAACGATCGCCCGCGCTGCGGCATATCAACCGCGGTGCCGTCCTGCACGTCAACGGCGACCTCGAAGGCGCGCGCGAGCACTATGAACGTGCACTCGTTTACGAGCCGGAGAATGCCACCGCCCTGAACAATCTCGGCTATGTGTTGGCACAACAGGGCAAAATAGAAGACGCAATGCGCTGTTACCGGAAGGCCATCGACATCGCACCGGATCGGAGCGCCCCATACGGCAATCTCGGCAATGTCTATGCCATGCTGGAAGATTACGATAAGGCGATACATTTTCAACAAAAAGCTATCGAGCGCGATCCGCAAAATCTGACCGCGCTCGACAATCTCGGCCAGCTCTGCATGTTCCGCAATCAATACCCCGAGGCGGCAGACGCCTGGCGCCGCTATCTGGAGATCGAACCGGACAATCCGCGAATCCTGACCCAACTGGCAACCGTTTTAGCGCCCCAGAACCAGATAGACGATGCCATGAAGCTGTTGCAGCGGGCCGTTCGGCTTGCACCGGATGATGCGCACGCCTGGGCCCAGATCGGGGTGCTCCACTTCACCCGGAAGAATCTGGGTTTTGCACTTGAAGCCCTCATGCATGCCGTGGATCTCGACCCGAACCATATCGATGCCCGCCGTCAACTGGCTGTCGTGTTCGCAGCACGCGGGGATCATGAGGCGGCCTGGCAACAGATCGAGGCCCTGTTGGACAGACAGCCCGATCATGTCCCGGCACGGATCGACGGTGCCGTACTCAGGCTCACACAGGGGTGTCCCCGGGAGGCTCTGGATCTCATCGCGCCTGTCTACGAGGCCCAACCCCACGATGTCCGTGTGCGCTACTATATGGCATCGGCGCTCTGCGGTGTTGAGGACCCGCGGGGCACGCAAATGATGCAGCAGGTCGCCGACGCCGATGTTGAACCGTTCAACGTCTGGGCGGCGCAATATCTGCGGAATGAACCGCAACCCAACGGCCAGGAGCGTGACGCGTGA
- a CDS encoding DUF6519 domain-containing protein produces the protein MKADYSRFRFNLNKGYTRVLLQQGRVTLDADWNEQVSIQADLDCKRSMDVIGQCGVPYGDAGFLVGIDGSGPSHDLTFGAGTIYVAGRRINLEAPEKYGTQPFLPDPPAISDPGENSRVDLVYLCVRERHITYLEDDTIREIALGGPDTTTRVQNIWQARVAEDVSLNRCGEDADILMTEAGVGAGLLTIIKDNAATVDENPCVTPLDTDFRGLENRLYRVEVHQGGTVAGGASVKWSRYNGAVAFKVVEINASNRVLTLARLGWDQIVTLSANSWIELVSEADELAGRPGAMLQISADAGAVNDAQRQVTLKNVAGITAVLNGYDPENDNVKVRLWDTAAIVLNDHFDPATHTTEIILEDGIGIDIRVENPDDTFRTGDYWTFTARAIQGRVEELTDAPPQGPERHCCKLALIHWNPGEGAPTTIEDCRPLFPALTEMLQLHYVGGDGQEGRPGDTLPGPLMVRADRGEHPAANVPVIFEVKTEGLGGKIFTDTNPTGGDRIVVYTDGEGLAACQWQLGNNRTRYHQRVTAFIDAPADARRHQQVNFNANLSIAEAVSYLPPETCINIGKSVNTVAGALDALCAIEADGVTYTPPGDCTRLKDASTVAEALDALCTPAFHVEGIFWLLDDNEAVHDQTVPLKRFIDGLLIVCDDVPEPATIKQASVFVTLELPSDTLSGVMMSYILEGDLEVSGTKILWKPSARAERFLTQDIGRVVGTGGVFPARLFLKGSKIHVEGNPKIHMDGNVVNSPDEPHNLMLPSGNGVKGSTFEMWFNIEFEAIEIPDGIDVVGVLHPGSFMGFKITSKENTTITIENLPAVNSRLTAFDIAYGHRQAIQDAGISGYTVSETLLDRDRARSELLESGFDRDGDFGVNVLVQDEYERLAAVIIKEWQTTFDGFGLSFSLDTAAGEGIPDVLRAGNIDEDKPPISIVICDSNVLDTIRRQPELGEPDGIIRNPFFKRV, from the coding sequence ATGAAAGCCGATTACTCGCGCTTCCGTTTCAACCTAAACAAAGGCTATACACGCGTTCTGTTGCAGCAGGGGCGTGTGACGCTGGATGCGGACTGGAACGAACAGGTCAGTATCCAGGCCGACCTCGACTGCAAACGCTCCATGGATGTCATCGGGCAATGCGGCGTACCCTATGGTGATGCCGGTTTTCTCGTCGGCATCGACGGATCGGGTCCATCCCATGATTTGACTTTCGGCGCCGGAACGATTTACGTCGCCGGGCGCCGCATCAACCTCGAAGCCCCGGAAAAGTACGGGACACAACCGTTTCTACCCGACCCGCCGGCCATCAGCGATCCAGGCGAAAACAGCCGGGTGGATCTGGTGTATCTGTGTGTACGCGAACGGCATATAACGTATCTCGAAGATGACACCATCCGCGAGATCGCCCTCGGCGGACCCGATACCACAACCCGTGTTCAGAATATCTGGCAGGCGCGTGTCGCGGAAGACGTAAGCCTCAACCGCTGCGGGGAAGACGCCGATATCCTGATGACGGAGGCAGGGGTTGGCGCGGGCCTGTTGACCATCATCAAGGACAACGCTGCAACCGTTGATGAGAATCCGTGCGTAACGCCTCTGGACACCGATTTCCGCGGCCTGGAAAATCGTCTCTATCGTGTTGAAGTGCATCAGGGCGGTACGGTTGCGGGCGGCGCGAGCGTCAAATGGTCTCGGTATAACGGCGCTGTTGCGTTCAAGGTCGTCGAGATCAACGCGAGCAACCGGGTATTGACATTGGCGCGTCTGGGATGGGATCAAATCGTCACGCTTTCCGCCAACAGCTGGATCGAATTGGTGAGCGAAGCGGACGAACTGGCGGGACGCCCCGGTGCGATGCTGCAGATCTCTGCCGATGCGGGCGCCGTCAATGATGCCCAGCGGCAGGTCACTCTCAAGAATGTCGCCGGTATCACGGCCGTCCTCAACGGCTACGATCCTGAAAACGATAATGTCAAAGTGCGGTTATGGGACACGGCGGCGATTGTGCTCAACGATCATTTTGACCCCGCAACCCACACGACCGAAATCATACTTGAGGACGGCATCGGCATCGACATCCGCGTGGAGAATCCGGATGACACCTTCCGTACAGGCGATTACTGGACATTTACCGCACGCGCCATTCAAGGCCGCGTCGAGGAATTGACCGATGCGCCGCCCCAGGGGCCTGAACGGCATTGCTGCAAACTGGCATTGATCCACTGGAATCCGGGTGAAGGCGCCCCAACGACCATTGAAGATTGCCGGCCGCTCTTCCCTGCGCTGACCGAAATGCTCCAATTGCATTATGTCGGCGGTGACGGCCAGGAGGGCAGGCCCGGTGATACGCTTCCGGGCCCGCTTATGGTGCGTGCCGATCGCGGCGAGCATCCCGCGGCGAACGTTCCCGTCATCTTTGAAGTGAAGACCGAGGGGCTGGGCGGCAAGATCTTCACCGATACAAACCCGACGGGCGGCGACCGCATCGTCGTTTATACCGATGGTGAAGGCCTGGCAGCGTGTCAATGGCAGCTCGGGAACAACCGCACCCGATATCATCAACGCGTGACGGCGTTCATCGATGCCCCGGCCGATGCCCGCCGTCACCAGCAGGTGAATTTCAATGCCAATCTGAGCATTGCCGAAGCGGTCAGCTATCTTCCCCCCGAAACGTGTATCAATATCGGCAAAAGCGTGAACACCGTCGCCGGCGCACTGGATGCCCTCTGCGCCATCGAGGCCGACGGCGTCACCTATACGCCGCCCGGAGATTGCACCCGTCTGAAAGATGCATCCACCGTTGCCGAAGCACTCGATGCCCTCTGCACGCCCGCTTTTCACGTGGAGGGGATTTTCTGGCTGTTGGATGATAATGAAGCCGTACATGACCAGACAGTACCGCTGAAGCGGTTCATCGATGGATTGCTCATCGTGTGCGATGACGTGCCCGAACCGGCCACCATAAAGCAGGCATCTGTTTTCGTGACCCTTGAATTGCCGTCGGACACGCTTTCCGGGGTAATGATGTCTTATATCCTGGAAGGGGATCTGGAGGTATCGGGAACTAAAATTCTGTGGAAACCCTCAGCTCGGGCAGAACGATTCCTGACGCAGGACATCGGCCGCGTTGTCGGCACCGGAGGCGTGTTTCCGGCGCGTTTGTTCCTGAAAGGCAGTAAAATCCATGTAGAAGGTAATCCCAAAATCCATATGGACGGCAATGTCGTCAATTCGCCTGACGAACCCCATAACCTGATGCTGCCCAGTGGCAACGGCGTGAAAGGCAGCACCTTTGAAATGTGGTTCAACATCGAGTTCGAAGCGATCGAAATACCGGATGGCATCGATGTCGTCGGTGTGCTGCATCCCGGAAGTTTCATGGGTTTCAAGATAACCTCCAAAGAGAATACAACAATTACAATTGAAAATCTGCCGGCCGTCAATAGCCGCCTGACGGCATTCGATATCGCCTATGGTCATCGGCAGGCGATCCAGGACGCCGGGATCAGTGGATATACGGTTTCAGAAACCTTGCTCGACCGCGATCGGGCGCGTTCCGAGCTCCTCGAAAGCGGCTTCGACAGAGACGGTGACTTTGGGGTCAATGTTCTGGTGCAGGACGAATACGAGCGGCTGGCTGCCGTCATCATTAAAGAATGGCAAACGACGTTCGACGGATTCGGTCTCTCATTTTCCCTGGACACGGCGGCTGGTGAGGGCATTCCCGACGTGTTGCGCGCCGGGAACATCGATGAAGACAAACCACCGATCAGCATCGTCATCTGCGACAGCAACGTTCTCGACACCATCCGTCGGCAACCGGAGCTGGGCGAACCCGACGGCATCATCCGCAATCCGTTTTTTAAACGCGTATAA
- a CDS encoding GPW/gp25 family protein, whose translation MRNYMDYPFQVNARGRTGITSRNDHVRDMIEQVLFTSPGERVNRPDFGCGLLQMVFGLPNGALIATVQYSVHGALQRWLGDIIEVQDVVVRQHESQLSVQVVYVRLDTGEILTDTFETG comes from the coding sequence ATGAGAAATTATATGGATTATCCGTTTCAAGTGAATGCGCGTGGACGTACAGGCATCACCAGCCGTAACGACCACGTCCGCGACATGATTGAACAGGTGCTTTTCACCAGTCCCGGCGAACGCGTCAACCGACCTGATTTTGGATGCGGATTATTGCAGATGGTTTTCGGGCTGCCCAATGGCGCACTGATCGCCACGGTGCAATATTCCGTCCACGGGGCGCTGCAGCGCTGGCTGGGCGATATCATCGAGGTCCAGGATGTCGTTGTCCGGCAACACGAGTCGCAACTGAGCGTACAGGTGGTATATGTACGGCTCGATACCGGCGAAATACTGACCGACACATTCGAGACGGGATAA